The stretch of DNA GGAGGCTTCTAGACCGCCCTCGATCACTAAGTGCCTGCATCGGAAATCAACAGGGAAGCTTAAAGTATCCTCAAATTAAATTTAATATTATATCTGTATACAAAACATGGAAATACCTAATCCCAATACTGTCTTAAAAGACAATATAGGAATTAGGTATTTTTTTTTAACCAAAAAAAGGTTATTGATAGACATAAAAAACTATATTATATATAATTTTCCTATTGGAAAAATTGGATTAGAGCAAGAAACTGCGTAGAAAAATGAATATTTAGGAGAACAACTATGAGAAAAAGCTTAAAGATTCAAATGTTAATGGTATTTTCAATTTTGCTTTTGGTTTCATGTTTGATTATTAGTTTACTTATTTATCAATCGTCATTAGTGTTAGTAAAGGATGCTGTTGGTAATCAAGCATCAAATATTGTGGAACAAGCTGTTTCGGTCATTGATATAGACCGCTATGAAAAGCTTACAATTGATTCTAAAGAAGAAGGCTATTACAGAGAGTTACGCAAAGAATTAAATTCGATCAGAGAAATGAATGGTATGACCTATTTATATACGATGTCACGTGTGAAGAACGGTGAAGGGTACGATTACTATTATATGGTTGACGGGGAGCCATTGGATTCTGATGAGGCATCCAAATTAGGGGAGAAAGAAGAGCTTGTTGATTCCTATCCTGAAATGAAGCAGGCATTTGAAACAGGGCATATCCAATATCAGTTATCAAATGATAAAGAATACGGAGCATTGATTACTGTGTATGCACCGATAAAAAATGATGCAGGTGAAGTGATCGGGATAATTGGATCAGATATGGATGCTACGGAAATTTATCAATCAATGGATGCCAATAAATTAAAAATGATTGCTATCACCCTTGCCGTTTTAATAGCAGGAATTATAATCGTCTATTTTTTCACGGACTATTTAACGAGGCCTTTAAGAAAACTAACATCACAAGTAAAGCAAGTTGGAAAAGGAGATTTAACGGTAGTTATCGATACTGATCGAAAGGATGAAATCGGTCTATTAACAAAAACCTTCCAACAAATGGTTCACGAATTAAAAACGGTTATACAAGGAATAAACAAGAGCTCTAGCCAATTAATCGAGACTTCTGAACGACTATCGATAAAAAGTGAAAAAGCAAGTGAGGTCAGTAATCAGATTTCAGCTTCTATTCAAGAAGTTTCAGAAGGGGCCTATACTCAGTATAAAAGCTCGGAAGAAAGCGCCGCAACATTAGAGCAAATGTCAAAAGGAATACAGCAGGTTGCAGAAACATCTTTAAATGTTTCGCAATTATCATCTGTTAGCTTGGATAATGCAAACCAAGGAAATAGAAGCATTGAAAAAGTAATTCATCAAATGAATGTGATTAATCAGTCTGTCCAATTGTCTGCAAATGCGATTAAAACATTGGAGAGCCAGTCAAATGAAATATCATTAATTATTAATATGATTCGTGATATCTCTGCACAAACGAATTTACTAGCACTTAATGCTGCGATTGAAGCGGCTAGAGCGGGTGAATCTGGAAAAGGCTTTGCGGTGGTTGCTGAAGAAGTTAGGAAACTTGCCGAGCAGTCAGAGAAATCAGCCAACAGTATATCCATCTTAATTTCTAAAATAAACGAGGATACGAACCGCACTGTTCAGTCTATGGATGTTGTGACTGGAAATGTGGAAGACGGAATTATAGCTGTTGAGGAGGCAGGAAAATCATTTGAAAGTATACTAGAGTCCATTCAGAGCGTTGTTTCTCATATAAAAGATGTGTCCCTGACTTCAGAGGAAATGTCTGCTTTTTCAGAGGAAATAACAGCAGGGGTTATGGAAACGACAATGCTAGCTAATAAAGCAGCTAAAACGACAGAATATGTTGTCGAACGAACAGTTGAACAAGAGAACTTTATTCTTGATATTTCATCCTCCATTACAAAATTAAATAAAATGGCTGGAGAATTAGATGAATTAGTAGGAAAATTTGATTTGTAGCAGTAAAGAATATAACAAATATTATTTCAGATCCTGGGGTTGCCCCAAAAGGTGTCTGGCATCCACACAATACACTTTATCTAGAATCTCACTCGCTTATTGATACTAGATATTGTTCGTGGTGCCTGACACCTTTGCTTTTGGGACAACCCTATCTTTTTTATTGTATTTTTTATCCAATTTTGGTTTGTCACTTCTTGTTTCCTGGTCTAGGTACTTAGCATTTTGCATAATCTTTATGTAGTTTCGATCATTTTTTCAATGGATAGGGTTTAGGGTAACAGCTGTTTCATATGATAACCTGAGGTGGTGTTATGGATAAAATTACATTCCTTCTTTTTATGTACACGGATGTATGTATAGTTCTTGGACTCTATGTTTATTTATTCAGAATGAAAAAGCTAATCGGGTTTCAATTAGGGATGAATATTAGTGTTGTAATGGGAGGAATGACCGCTTTACTATTTGGTGTATTACTCATACTGCAATATCCGTTTCATTTCACGTGGATAACGATTATCTCCACATTAGCAGGGTTAGTGACGGGGGCATTGTTTGGACGGTTATTCGATTATCAAACGTTTGTGACGGGTTTAACGAATGGAATGATCGTTGGATTGATGGCACCGATGATTGGAACAGTTTTAGAAATGACCTCGGTATTTGTATGGTTTGTTCATCTTTTTTTTGCTTTGTGTTTACTCACTATTCTTATTTCAATTAAAAGGTCGTGAAGTAAACTGTGCTAATCATTATGTTATTTAGTTGGAATCTTATTGGATTAGGTTTTGTATACAGGATTTTCAAAAAGAAACATTTGTTATTTGATGATCGATTTTCGATGACGATGTGTATGGCCATAACAATGACCTCTTCTTTTATCTTAGCACTTCACATTGAACTATTGCTTCCTTCCTCTCTAAAGGCTCTATTTCTAATCCCGATTATACTTGGATTACTAATCGGCTGGAAATTCGGTTCACTCATAAAAGCTCCAGCTCTGCTAACCAGTATCTATAATGGCACAATGGGAGGAATTATGGGAACAATGCTCGGTGCTGTGCT from Cytobacillus dafuensis encodes:
- a CDS encoding methyl-accepting chemotaxis protein, with protein sequence MRKSLKIQMLMVFSILLLVSCLIISLLIYQSSLVLVKDAVGNQASNIVEQAVSVIDIDRYEKLTIDSKEEGYYRELRKELNSIREMNGMTYLYTMSRVKNGEGYDYYYMVDGEPLDSDEASKLGEKEELVDSYPEMKQAFETGHIQYQLSNDKEYGALITVYAPIKNDAGEVIGIIGSDMDATEIYQSMDANKLKMIAITLAVLIAGIIIVYFFTDYLTRPLRKLTSQVKQVGKGDLTVVIDTDRKDEIGLLTKTFQQMVHELKTVIQGINKSSSQLIETSERLSIKSEKASEVSNQISASIQEVSEGAYTQYKSSEESAATLEQMSKGIQQVAETSLNVSQLSSVSLDNANQGNRSIEKVIHQMNVINQSVQLSANAIKTLESQSNEISLIINMIRDISAQTNLLALNAAIEAARAGESGKGFAVVAEEVRKLAEQSEKSANSISILISKINEDTNRTVQSMDVVTGNVEDGIIAVEEAGKSFESILESIQSVVSHIKDVSLTSEEMSAFSEEITAGVMETTMLANKAAKTTEYVVERTVEQENFILDISSSITKLNKMAGELDELVGKFDL